GATCATCGGCGCCAACACGCGCAAGGCGATTCGCGCGGCGCAGCAAGCGCTGGGCTGGCCGGCGGATGGGTATCCGACGGTGAAGTTGCTGGAGTCGTTGCAGAACTGATAGATCGTTGTATGGCGGCTACCGCTATCGGGGGCAAGCCCCCTCCCACATTTGGAATGCAATCAACTGTGGGAGGGGCGGTGCGACGATTCGACTTGCCCCCGATGACGATTTGGCAGCCGTTAAAAAATCAGCGGTTCAACACCACATCCTGCTCCAACACCACCTGCTGTCCCCCCGCATCCAGGCGCACCAAAGCGCCCAGCGGCAACGTCAGGTTCGGATCGCAATGCCCGCTGCGCCAGCCGGACAGCACCGGGATGCACAGCGGTGCGAAGGTCTGCTTCAACAGCCGTTCAAGCCCCGCTTGATCCACGCCCGCAACATCCCCCACCAATACCCCCGCAACCTGGTCGAGTTTGCCTGCCAGGCGCAGGTGCGTCAGCAAACGGTCGATGCGATAGAGCGGCTCGTTGACGTCCTCGATGAACAGAATGATGCCGTCAGCGTCAATTTCGTAAGCCGTCCCCATCACCGCCGCGATCATCGACAGGTTGCCGCCCAGCAGGCGCCCGCAGGCGATGCCTGGCTCAATGGTGGTCAATGGGAAGGCCACCGGGTGCGTCAGCAGGCTGCCGGCGCCAAGCTGGCCGCGTAGCAGGCTGAACAGCGAGGATTCGGTGGGAGACTGCTTGCCACCGAGCAAGTCGGCATTGAGCATCGGCCCATGGAAAGTGACGAAGCCCGCGTAGCGGTTGATCGCCAAGTGCAAGGCGGTGATGTCGCTATAGCCCACAAAGGGTTTGGGGTGCGCGCGCAGCAGGTCGAAATCCAGTGCGTCCAGCAGACGTGGCGTACCGTAGCCGCCGCGCAGGCAGAAAATTGCATCGATTGCAGGGTCGGCGAAGGCCGCATGCAGGTCGTTGAGGCGTACTTGATCGCTGCCGGCCAGGTAGCCGTCGTTCTCATACACACCGGGGAAAATTCGCAGCTCGTAGCCACGGGCGCGCATCCACTGCCCGGCTTTTTCGACGTCCAGCGCGGCAGGGCCGGCGGGGGCGATCAGGCCGATGGTGCCTTCGGGGCGCAATGCGGGTACGGGGGCAGTCATGCACAATTCTCCCTATAGATGACGCTCAACAAAATGTGGGAGGGGGCTTGCCCCCGATGGCGGTGTGACAGTCAATACAGGATCGACTGACACATCGCAATCGGGGGCAAGCCCCCTCCCACATTGGGTCTGTGTTACGAAACCAGGCTTGCCTTGACCAGCTTGGCCTGCTCGTCAGCATGGTACGAAGAGCGCACCAGCGGGCCGGAAGCCACGTTCTTGAAGCCCATCTTGTAACCTTCCTCGGCGAACCAGGCGAAGGTGTCCGGGTGCACGAAACGCTGCACCGGCAAGTGGCTACGGGACGGTTGCAGGTACTGGCCCAGGGTCAGCATATCGATGTCGTGTTCGCGCATGCGCTTCATGACTTCGATGACTTCTTCGTCGGTTTCGCCCAGGCCCAGCATCAAGCCGGATTTGGTCGGAATGTGCGGCATCATCTGCTTGAACTTCTGCAGCAGGGTCAGCGACCACTGGTAATCCGAACCCGGACGCGCAGCCTTGTACAGGCGCGGAACGGTTTCCAGGTTGTGGTTGAACACATCCGGTGGCTCGGCGGCGGTGATTTCCAGCGCCACATCCATGCGGCCACGGTAGTCGGGCACCAGGGTTTCGAGCATCACGTTCGGCGACAGCTTGCGGATTTCGCGGATGCAGTCGGCAAAGTGCTGGGCACCGCCGTCACGCAAGTCGTCACGGTCCACCGAAGTGATCACCACGTACTTGAGTTTCAGGTCGGCAATGGCGATGGCCAGGCTTTGCGGCTCATTGACATCCAGAGGCTTCGGACGACCGTGGCCTACGTCGCAGAATGGGCAACGACGGGTGCAGATGTCGCCCATGATCATGAAGGTGGCGGTGCCGCCGGAGAAGCACTCACCCAGGTTCGGGCAGGAAGCCTCTTCGCACACGCTGTGCAACTTGTGTTTGCGCAGCAGGGCCTTGATACGGTCGACTTCCGGCGAGACCGGGATGCGCACGCGAATCCAGTCAGGCTTTTTCGGCAGTTCGGTGGTCGGGATGATCTTGACCGGGATGCGTGCAACCTTCTCGGCGCCGCGCAGCTTGACGCCGGCTTCCACCTTGGCACGCGGGGCCGGGGCTGGACGCTCGGTAACGTCCAGCGTCGGGATCATGGTTTGCACAACATCAGTAGTCATATCAATCGATTCCGCCCGTCAGGGTCGTCTGCTCAGCATAGTCGAGGTGTTTGACGAGCTGCGCGCGCAGCCGGGCACTTACCTCGGCAAATTCTATGGGTGTTGCATGGTCGCTCAACTGGGTCATCGCAAGCCCCGCATAGCCACACGGGTTGATCCGCCGGAACGGTGCCAGGTCCATGTCCACATTCAGGGCCAGGCCATGAAAGGAACAACCGTGACGAATGCGCAGCCCCAGGGAGGCGATTTTCGCGCCATCCACGTACACACCCGGTGCATCGGGCTTGGCCGCGGCGGTCACGCCGTAACTGGCCAGCAGCTCGATCAGGCACGCCTCCATGCGGCTTACCAGGTCACGCACGCCAAACCCCAGCTTGCGCACATCCAGCAGCAGGTAAGCCACCAGTTGGCCAGGCCCATGGTAAGTCACTTGACCACCACGGTCGACCTGCACCACCGGAATATCACCCGGAAGTAGCAGATGTTCAGCCTTGCCGGCCTGCCCCTGGGTGAATACCGGAGGGTGTTCGACCAGCCAGATTTCATCCGGTGCCGAGCTGCCGCGCTCGTTGGTAAAGCGCTGCATGGCGTGCCAGACCGGCTCGTAAGCCATCCGGCCGAGCTCGCGAAAGCCCAGGACCTGTGACATCACAACACCATGTGCACGAAGCCGGTAGCCCGCAGTTCGCTGTTGATGTTGTAGAGCTGGTCTTGATCAATCGCAATGATGTGCAACTGGATCGTGGTGTATTTGCCGGTCGAGCTGGAACGCTCATCCACGCGCTCATCGTTGATCGTCGCGTGTTTACGCACAATCTCGATGATCAAGTCTTTACGGCCAACACCGGTATCGCTGATTACCTTGATGGGATAATCCGTCACCGGGAATTCGATCTTTGGCGCCTTTACTTCTACTTCTTTATCGGTCATGGCAGAACAGCCTCGTAAGCGCTAAGCCGTGGCGACGGGCAAAGCCCCGCGTTGGATCAACGCGGGGCTTTGCAGGTGCACACAATCAGTTGAACAAGCCGTAGAAGAATAGACGGATGCTATCCCACACGCGGCGGAAGATACCACCTTCGTCGACGGCGTCCAGTGCGATCAGGTCAGCGCTGTGCACGACTTTGTCGTCCAGTTTCACTTCAACCTTGCCGATCACGTCGCCCTTGGCGATTGGCGCAACCAGTTGCGGGTTCAGGGTCATGCTGGCGGCGAGCTTTTTCAGCTGGCCTTTAGGCATGGTCAGGGTCAGATCGTCAGCCAGGCCGGCCTTGACCTGCGAGGTTGCGCCCTTCCATACCGGCGCGGTCGCCAGCTCCGCACCCTTCTGGTAGAAGGTCTGGGTTTCGAAGAAGCGGAAGCCGTAGGTCAGCAGTTTTTGCGTCTCGGCCGCACGAGCCTGCTCGCTGTTGGTGCCGAAGACCACGGCGATCAGGCGCTGGCCGTCACGTACCGCGGACGACACCATGCAATAGCCGGCTTCGTCGGTGTGGCCGGTTTTCAGGCCATCCACAGTCTTGTCGCGCCACAACAACAGATTGCGGTTAGGCTGCTTGATGTTGTTCCAGAAAAATTCCTTCTGGGAGTAGATAGCGTAGTGCACCGGGTCGACGCGGATGATTGCGCGCGCCAGGATCGCCATGTCGTGAGCCGACGAGTAGTGCTCCGGGTTCGGCAAGCCGGTCGGATTCATGAAGTGGCTGTTGGTCATGCCCAGATCGCCAGCCGTCTTGTTCATCATGTCGGCGAACGCGTCTTCGCTGCCGGCGATGTGTTCGGCCAGGGCCACGCTGGCGTCGTTACCGGACTGAATGATGATGCCGTGCAGCAGGTCGCTGACGGTGACTTGGGAGCCGACCTTGATGAACATCCGCGAACCGCCGGTACGCCAGGCGTTCTCGCTGACGGTCACCGGATCGTTTTCGCCGATCTGGCCGCGACGGATTTCCAGGGTCGCGATGTAGGCAGTCATCAGCTTGGTCAGGCTGGCAGGCGGCAGGCGCACGTCACCGCCGTTCTCCACCAGCACGTTGCCACTGGCGGCATCCATGAGGACCCAGGCCTTGGCGGCCAGTTGCGGGGAAGCCGGCACCATCTCAACCGCCCAGGCGGCCGGGGTGATGATCAGCGAGATAAGCAGGCACGTACGTTTGGCTAAGGTGGTGATGTTCATCCGTCTCTCGAAATTGCTTATGGAAACTTGCCCTCGCGGGCAAAACTATTCAGACAGCCCGCTTCCAGACTGTCACGTGTTCGGTTGCCCGCTCACCCCTTGCCCCTGGGTTTTTATTGTTCAACGAGCCAACAACCAGGGCCCCGGCACGCGCACGCGCCTGAACCTTCAATCCTTCATTGCCTTATTCGGCAGTCACTACGCTGGGCGACCCCAGGTTGGCCAGGCGCACGCTGTTCTGCACTTGCGCAACTTCGCCGGGCGAGCCGATCGGCCCCATGCGCACACGGTGCAGGGTCTGCTGGTTACGCACGATGGAGCTGATGAACACCGGCGCGCTGACCATGCCGCTGAGCTTGGACCTTAACAGTTCTGCCGCATCCGGGTTGGCGAAAGCGCCCACCTGCAGGTACTGCCCGCCCACGGTGGAGGCGCCAGGCGCGGCATGGGGCACGACGACCGTGTCCGGCGCATGCTGCGCGGGCGGCGGTGTCCATTGTTCGATCTTGCCGGTCGACGCCGTCACTTGCGGTTGCGGTGTGGCGGGCTCGTTGAGCATCAACGGCGCCGGCTTGCCACGCTGGGCCCAGTACTGCGCCGGGTCGATGCCTTCGACCTTGACCCGTGCGGTACCGATTTCGGCGTAACCGAGTTTCTTCGCGGCGGCATAGGACAAGTCGATGATCCGGTCCGAATAGAACGGTCCACGGTCGTTGACCCGCAGGATCACCGTGCGGTTGTTGTCCAGGTTGGTCACGCGAACATAGCTGGGCAGCGGCAGGGTCTTGTGGGCCGCACTCATGCCATACAGGTCATACACTTCGCCGTTGGCGGTGTTCTGGCCATGGAACTTGGTGCCGTACCAGGACGCCGTGCCCGACTGCACGTAGGTCTTGGATTCCTGCAGCGGGAAGTAATTCTTGCCCAATACGGTGTACGGGTTGGCCTTGTACGGGCCGGTGTGCAAGGTTGGCGTGGCGTCGGGGATCTTCGACACATCCACGTCCCACCACGGCGCGCCGTCTTTGTGCGCACGGTTGATATCCAGGCCCGGCTGGGCGCGAACCACGGTACCACCGGCCTTCTTGGCCGGTGCACGGTTCGGCGTGGTGGAGCAACTGGCGACCAACAAGGACAACGCGGCGAACGCCACCAGCTTGAGCGGTTTTTTGAACGGCGATACCCGCATTACTTGTTGCCCCGTGCTTGAACCAGCTCATCTGACAGCTGATGCACGGCCATGGCGTACATCACACTGCGGTTATAACGCGTGATTGCGTAGAAATTCTTCAGGCCCATCCAGTATTCCGGGCCATTTTCGCCTTCGAGGCGGAACGCTGTCACCGGCATATCATCGCGTGGCGCATTCTGACTCGACCAGCCCAGCGCTCGCAACTCCCCGACGGTCTTCACCGGGTCGATACCCTGGGTCAGGCCTTCGTCGGCGCGTTCGCCCGTCACATCGGCGCGGATCACCACCGGCTCGCCAGTAACCCAGCCGTGGCGCTTGAAGTAGCTGGCCACGCTGCCGATGGCGTCGTCCGGGTTGCTCCAGATGTTGATGTGCCCGTCGCCGTCGAAATCCACGGCGTAGGCGCGAAAGCTGCTGGGCATGAACTGCGGCAAGCCCATTGCCCCGGCGTAGGAGCCTTTGAGGGTCAGCGGGTCGACCTGTTCTTCGCGGGCCAGCAGCAGGAATTCGCGCAGCTCCTTGCGGAAGAACTCGGCGCGCGGCGGGTAATCGAAGCCCAGGGTCGACAAGGCGTCGATCACCCGGTAGCTGCCGGTATTGCGCCCGTAGAAGGTTTCGATGCCGATGATTGCGACGATGACCTGGGCCGGCACGCCGTATTCCTGTTCGGCGCGGGCCAGGACCGCTTCATGCTGACGCCAGAAGTCCACCCCCCGCGCCACGCGGGCGTCGGTGAGGAACATCGGGCGGTATTCCTTCCACTGCTTCACACGTTCGGCGGGGCGCGAAATGGCGTCGAGGATGGCCTGCTTTTTCTGGGCTTCGCGAAATACGCCCATCAGTTGCTCACCGGCGAAACCGTAGTCGCGGGTCATCTCACCGACAAATTCGGCAACCTGAGGTGAACCATCGTAGTCACCGGCCTGCGCCTCCTGCGTTGCGCCCAGCAGCCCGATCAGGCCCATCCAGGACGCATGCCGAGTCGCCCAGCCGCGCATTACTTGCATTGACATCTTCACCTTATTCAAACCTGTGCGATCCATTTGCGATGCGTATGAATCGACATCAAAACCCCAAACGCTGACAGCAATGTCACCAGCGAAGTTCCGCCGTAGCTAATGAATGGCAACGGCACCCCCACCACCGGCAGCAGGCCACTGACCATACCGATGTTGACGAAAACATAAACAAAAAACGTCATGGTCAGGCTGCCGGCCAGCAACTTGCCGAACAACGTCTGCGCCTGCGCGGTAATCACCAGCCCGCGCCCGATCAACAGCAGATAGATCAGCAGCAGCGCGCAAATGCCTACCAGACCGAACTCTTCGCCCATCACCGCAATAATGAAGTCGGTGTGGCTTTCCGGCAAAAAGTCCAGGTGCGACTGGGTACCCAGCAGCCAGCCCTTGCCGAACACGCCGCCGGAACCGATCGCCGCCTTCGACTGGATAATGTTCCAGCCGGTGCCCAGCGGGTCGCTCTCCGGGTCAAGGAATGTCAGGATCCGTTGCTTCTGGTAGTCGTGCATAAAGAAGAACCACATGGCCACGGCCACCGGCACGGCGGCGGCCAGCACGCTGAGAATCCAGCGCCAGCGCAAGCCCCCCATGAACAGCACGAACGCGCCGCCCGCCAGGATCAGCAACGACGTGCCGAGGTCGGGCTGGCGCACGATAAGAATGAACGGCACGCCGATCAGCAACAGGCTGATGGCCACATGCTTGAGCTGGGGCGGCAACGTGCGCTTGGACAGGTACCAGGCGATGGTGGCCGGCATGAGGATCTTCATGAATTCCGACGGCTGGAAGCGAATCACCCCGGGGATGTTGATCCAGCGGGTCGCGCCCATGGCGTTGTGACCCATCACGTCCACCACCACCAGCAGCAAGACCCCGGCGACATAACCGAGCGGCACCCAGCGTGCCATGAAGCGCGGCTCGAGCTGGGCGATCACCACCATCGACAACAGGCCCAGGCCGAATGACGACGCTTGCTTGATCAGCAGGTCCCAGTTCTTGCCGCTGGCCGAATACAGCACGAACAGACTGCCGGCCGCCAATATGAGCAGCAGCACCAGCAGCGGGCCATCAATGTGCATGCGTTGCAGCAACGTCGCACGGCGACGCATCACGTCCTCACTGGAGAGGATGCGGTCAAAATTACTCTTCACGGGCCGTAACCTCGGGGCTTGAAGGGGGGCCGCCATACTCGGGCTTGAGCCTGCCATCGGCGGCCAGCAACCAGGCGTCCATCACTTGGCGCACCACCGGGGCCGCGACGCCGGAGCCGGACTCACCGTTCTCCACCATCACCGCCACCACGATTTTCGGGTCGTCGGCGGGGGCAAAACCGACGAACAAGGCGTGGTCGCGGTGGCGCTCCTGAACCTTGGAACGGTCGTATTTTTCGCCCTGCTTGATCGCCACCACCTGGGCGGTACCGCTCTTGCCGGCGATGCGGTACTGCGCACCGACCGCCGCCTTGCGTGCGGTGCCACGGGCGCCGTGCATGACCTGCTGCATACCGTGATTGACCTTGGTCCAGTCGGAAGGATCGCGCAGGACGATATCGGGGATCGGGTTCTCATCCACCGGTTTCTCGCCTTCGATGGTCCTGGCCAGATGGGGACGGTTCCAGATGCCCTTGTTCGCCACCAGCGCAGTGGCCTGGGCCAGTTGCAACGGGGTGGCCTGCATATAACCCTGGCCGATGCCGAGGATCAGGGTTTCGCCGGGGAACCACGCCTGGCGACGCGTCGCCCGCTTCCACTCCCGTGACGGCATCAGGCCGGGGGATTCTTCGAACATGTCCAGGGAGACTTTCTGGCCGAGGCCGAACTTGCCCATGTAGGCGGACAGGCGATCAATCCCCAGCTTGTGGGCCAGGTCATAAAAATAGGTGTCGTTGGAGCGCATGATGGCGG
Above is a genomic segment from Pseudomonas sp. R5-89-07 containing:
- a CDS encoding LD-carboxypeptidase, whose product is MTAPVPALRPEGTIGLIAPAGPAALDVEKAGQWMRARGYELRIFPGVYENDGYLAGSDQVRLNDLHAAFADPAIDAIFCLRGGYGTPRLLDALDFDLLRAHPKPFVGYSDITALHLAINRYAGFVTFHGPMLNADLLGGKQSPTESSLFSLLRGQLGAGSLLTHPVAFPLTTIEPGIACGRLLGGNLSMIAAVMGTAYEIDADGIILFIEDVNEPLYRIDRLLTHLRLAGKLDQVAGVLVGDVAGVDQAGLERLLKQTFAPLCIPVLSGWRSGHCDPNLTLPLGALVRLDAGGQQVVLEQDVVLNR
- the lipA gene encoding lipoyl synthase; amino-acid sequence: MIPTLDVTERPAPAPRAKVEAGVKLRGAEKVARIPVKIIPTTELPKKPDWIRVRIPVSPEVDRIKALLRKHKLHSVCEEASCPNLGECFSGGTATFMIMGDICTRRCPFCDVGHGRPKPLDVNEPQSLAIAIADLKLKYVVITSVDRDDLRDGGAQHFADCIREIRKLSPNVMLETLVPDYRGRMDVALEITAAEPPDVFNHNLETVPRLYKAARPGSDYQWSLTLLQKFKQMMPHIPTKSGLMLGLGETDEEVIEVMKRMREHDIDMLTLGQYLQPSRSHLPVQRFVHPDTFAWFAEEGYKMGFKNVASGPLVRSSYHADEQAKLVKASLVS
- the lipB gene encoding lipoyl(octanoyl) transferase LipB; this encodes MSQVLGFRELGRMAYEPVWHAMQRFTNERGSSAPDEIWLVEHPPVFTQGQAGKAEHLLLPGDIPVVQVDRGGQVTYHGPGQLVAYLLLDVRKLGFGVRDLVSRMEACLIELLASYGVTAAAKPDAPGVYVDGAKIASLGLRIRHGCSFHGLALNVDMDLAPFRRINPCGYAGLAMTQLSDHATPIEFAEVSARLRAQLVKHLDYAEQTTLTGGID
- a CDS encoding DUF493 domain-containing protein, with protein sequence MTDKEVEVKAPKIEFPVTDYPIKVISDTGVGRKDLIIEIVRKHATINDERVDERSSSTGKYTTIQLHIIAIDQDQLYNINSELRATGFVHMVL
- a CDS encoding D-alanyl-D-alanine carboxypeptidase family protein; this translates as MNITTLAKRTCLLISLIITPAAWAVEMVPASPQLAAKAWVLMDAASGNVLVENGGDVRLPPASLTKLMTAYIATLEIRRGQIGENDPVTVSENAWRTGGSRMFIKVGSQVTVSDLLHGIIIQSGNDASVALAEHIAGSEDAFADMMNKTAGDLGMTNSHFMNPTGLPNPEHYSSAHDMAILARAIIRVDPVHYAIYSQKEFFWNNIKQPNRNLLLWRDKTVDGLKTGHTDEAGYCMVSSAVRDGQRLIAVVFGTNSEQARAAETQKLLTYGFRFFETQTFYQKGAELATAPVWKGATSQVKAGLADDLTLTMPKGQLKKLAASMTLNPQLVAPIAKGDVIGKVEVKLDDKVVHSADLIALDAVDEGGIFRRVWDSIRLFFYGLFN
- a CDS encoding septal ring lytic transglycosylase RlpA family protein, which translates into the protein MRVSPFKKPLKLVAFAALSLLVASCSTTPNRAPAKKAGGTVVRAQPGLDINRAHKDGAPWWDVDVSKIPDATPTLHTGPYKANPYTVLGKNYFPLQESKTYVQSGTASWYGTKFHGQNTANGEVYDLYGMSAAHKTLPLPSYVRVTNLDNNRTVILRVNDRGPFYSDRIIDLSYAAAKKLGYAEIGTARVKVEGIDPAQYWAQRGKPAPLMLNEPATPQPQVTASTGKIEQWTPPPAQHAPDTVVVPHAAPGASTVGGQYLQVGAFANPDAAELLRSKLSGMVSAPVFISSIVRNQQTLHRVRMGPIGSPGEVAQVQNSVRLANLGSPSVVTAE
- the mltB gene encoding lytic murein transglycosylase B; this encodes MQVMRGWATRHASWMGLIGLLGATQEAQAGDYDGSPQVAEFVGEMTRDYGFAGEQLMGVFREAQKKQAILDAISRPAERVKQWKEYRPMFLTDARVARGVDFWRQHEAVLARAEQEYGVPAQVIVAIIGIETFYGRNTGSYRVIDALSTLGFDYPPRAEFFRKELREFLLLAREEQVDPLTLKGSYAGAMGLPQFMPSSFRAYAVDFDGDGHINIWSNPDDAIGSVASYFKRHGWVTGEPVVIRADVTGERADEGLTQGIDPVKTVGELRALGWSSQNAPRDDMPVTAFRLEGENGPEYWMGLKNFYAITRYNRSVMYAMAVHQLSDELVQARGNK
- the rodA gene encoding rod shape-determining protein RodA — its product is MRRRATLLQRMHIDGPLLVLLLILAAGSLFVLYSASGKNWDLLIKQASSFGLGLLSMVVIAQLEPRFMARWVPLGYVAGVLLLVVVDVMGHNAMGATRWINIPGVIRFQPSEFMKILMPATIAWYLSKRTLPPQLKHVAISLLLIGVPFILIVRQPDLGTSLLILAGGAFVLFMGGLRWRWILSVLAAAVPVAVAMWFFFMHDYQKQRILTFLDPESDPLGTGWNIIQSKAAIGSGGVFGKGWLLGTQSHLDFLPESHTDFIIAVMGEEFGLVGICALLLIYLLLIGRGLVITAQAQTLFGKLLAGSLTMTFFVYVFVNIGMVSGLLPVVGVPLPFISYGGTSLVTLLSAFGVLMSIHTHRKWIAQV